From the Vulpes lagopus strain Blue_001 chromosome 15, ASM1834538v1, whole genome shotgun sequence genome, one window contains:
- the LOC121475922 gene encoding retinal rod rhodopsin-sensitive cGMP 3',5'-cyclic phosphodiesterase subunit delta: MSAKDERAREILKGFKLNWMNLRDAETGKILWQGTEDLSVPGVEHEARVPKKILKCKAVSRELNFSSAEQMEKFRLEQKVYFKGQCLEEWFFEFGFVIPNSTNTWQSLIEAAPESQMMPASVLTGNVIIETKFFDDDLLVSTSRVRLFYV, from the exons ATGTCAGCCAAGGACGAGAGGGCCAGGGAGATCCTGAAGGGCTTCAAACTAAATTGGATGAACCTCCGGGATGCTGAGACAGGAAAGATACTGTGGCAAGGAACAGAAGACTTGTCTGTCCCTGGAGTGGAGCATGAAGCCCGTGTTCCCAAGAAAATCCTCAAGTGCAAGGCAGTGTCTCGAGAATTGAACTTCTCTTCAGCAgagcaaatggaaaaattccGCCTGGAACAAAAAGTTTACTTCAAAGGGCAATGCCTAGAAG AATGGTTCTTCGAGTTTGGCTTTGTGATCCCTAACTCCACAAACACCTGGCAATCCCTGATAGAGGCAGCGCCTGAGTCCCAGATGATGCCCGCCAGTGTGCTAAC TGGGAATGTTATCATAGAGACAAAATTTTTTGACGACGATCTTCTCGTAAGCACATCCAGAGTGAGACTTTTCTACGTTTGA